In one window of Nicotiana tabacum cultivar K326 chromosome 12, ASM71507v2, whole genome shotgun sequence DNA:
- the LOC107826063 gene encoding uncharacterized protein LOC107826063, whose product MDKVTGTTITTSATTTTASSGSSSIFTNYPLMSALIAFALAQSIKLFTSWYKERRWDLKQLVGSGGMPSSHSATVTALAVAIGLQEGFGEALFACALVLACVVMYDATGVRLQAGRQAEVLNQILYELPTEHPLADSRPLRELLGHTPPQVVAGGLLGLMTATAIHFITGWGYRA is encoded by the exons ATGGATAAGGTGACGGGTACAACCATAACAACGTCTGCAACAACGACAACGGCGTCTTCTGGGTCATCTTCAATTTTCACTAACTATCCCCTTATGTCTGCTCTCATTGCTTTCGCTCTCGCCCAATCCATTAAGCTCTTCACTTCATG GTACAAGGAAAGACGATGGGATCTTAAGCAACTCGTTGGATCTGGTGGAATGCCATCATCCCATTCAGCAACTGTAACTGCTCTAGCTGTGGCTATTGGTTTGCAGGAGGGCTTCGGGGAAGCGCTCTTTGCTTGTGCATTGGTTTTAGCGTGTGTG GTCATGTATGACGCCACAGGTGTAAGATTACAGGCTGGACGTCAAGCAGAG gTTCTGAATCAAATTTTATATGAACTTCCTACTGAACATCCTCTTGCAGATAGCAGACCGTTACGAGAACTCCTTGGTCACACTCCTCCTCAG GTTGTTGCGGGTGGATTGTTGGGATTGATGACTGCAACGGCTATTCATTTTATCACCGGCTGGGGATATCGAGCATGA